A single region of the Brassica rapa cultivar Chiifu-401-42 chromosome A03, CAAS_Brap_v3.01, whole genome shotgun sequence genome encodes:
- the LOC103858532 gene encoding glucan endo-1,3-beta-glucosidase 1-like, whose product MAIKNSFSLLLSSLMVFALIAIPTISGQPSGTTWCVANPKAQDPVVQAALGWACQQSETYCSRIQRGQNCYSPNTLRDHASVVFNTYYQHNKNQAGSCDFNSAAVITHTDPSHDTCQFESVPRSK is encoded by the exons ATGGCAATCAAGAATTCATTCTCTCTTTTACTATCTTCATTGATGGTGTTTGCTCTGATCGCCATACCCACAATTTCAG GACAGCCAAGCGGAACAACATGGTGTGTAGCCAATCCCAAGGCACAGGACCCAGTGGTACAAGCAGCTCTAGGTTGGGCTTGTCAACAGAGTGAAACATACTGTAGCAGGATTCAGCGTGGCCAAAATTGCTATTCGCCTAACACTCTGAGGGACCATGCCTCTGTTGTCTTCAATACTTACTACCAACATAATAAGAACCAAGCCGGTTCTTGTGATTTCAATAGTGCTGCAGTGATCACCCACACCGACCCTA GTCATGACACTTGCCAATTTGAGTCTGTCCCTCGTTCTAAGTAA
- the LOC103858534 gene encoding uncharacterized oxidoreductase At4g09670 → MATDTPIRIGVMGCAEIARKVSRAIHLAPNATIAAVASRSLEKAKSFASSNGYPESTKIHGSYESILEDPEVDALYVPLPTSLHVEWAIRAAEKGKHILLEKPVAMNVAEFDKIVAACEANGVQIMDGTMWVHNPRTAKLKEFLSDSDRFGQLKTVQSCFSFAGDEDFLKNDIRVKPGLDGLGALGDAGWYAIRATLLANNFELPNTVTAFPGAVLNEAGVILSCGASLTWEDGRTATIYCSFLANLTMEITAIGTNGTLRVHDFIIPFQETQASFTTSTKAWFNELVTAWVNPPSEHTVKTELPQEACMVREFARLVGEIKNKGAKPDGFWPSISRKTQLVVDAVKESVDKNYEQISLSGR, encoded by the exons ATGGCCACCGACACGCCAATCCGAATCGGAGTAATGGGCTGCGCCGAAATCGCCCGAAAAGTCTCTCGTGCCATCCACCTCGCTCCAAACGCCACCATCGCCGCCGTCGCAAGCCGCTCCTTAGAAAAGGCCAAGTCTTTCGCTTCGTCCAACGGCTACCCTGAATCGACCAAAATCCACGGCTCTTACGAATCGATTCTCGAGGACCCGGAGGTAGACGCGCTCTACGTTCCTCTGCCCACTAGTCTCCACGTCGAGTGGGCTATACGCGCCGCCGAGAAAGGGAAACACATACTTCTTGAGAAGCCCGTCGCGATGAATGTAGCTGAGTTTGATAAGATCGTTGCGGCTTGTGAAGCTAATGGTGTTCAGATTATGGATGGTACTATGTGGGTTCATAATCCTAGAACTGCTAAGCTTAAGGAGTTTCTGTCTGATTCCGACCGCTTTGGTCAGCTCAAAACC GTACAGAGTTGCTTTTCATTTGCTGGAGACGAAGATTTCCTGAAAAATGACATCCGTGTGAAGCCAGGTCTTGATGGGCTTGGTGCGCTCGGAGACGCTGGATGGTACGCGATCCGAGCAACTCTCTTAGCCAACAACTTCGAGCTTCCCAATACCGTCACGGCCTTTCCCGGCGCTGTGCTTAATGAAGCAGGAGTGATACTCTCCTGTGGAGCTTCTCTGACTTGGGAAGACGGACGCACTGCTACTATATACTGCTCCTTCTTGGCAAACCTGACAATGGAGATAACCGCCATTGGAACCAACGGCACGCTTCGTGTTCATGACTTCATTATTCCGTTTCAAGAGACCCAGGCATCGTTCACCACTAGCACTAAAGCTTGGTTCAATGAGCTGGTGACTGCGTGGGTTAATCCCCCGAGCGAGCACACGGTTAAGACAGAGCTTCCGCAAGAGGCGTGTATGGTGAGAGAGTTTGCTCGATTGGTTGGTGAAATCAAGAACAAAGGTGCAAAGCCTGATGGGTTTTGGCCGAGCATTAGCCGGAAGACACAGCTAGTGGTTGATGCTGTTAAGGAGTCTGTTGATAAAAACTATGAACAGATTAGTCTCTCTGGTCGTTGA
- the LOC103858535 gene encoding ras-related protein RABG3a, whose translation MATRRRTLLKVIVLGDSGVGKTSLMNQYVHKKFSLQYKATIGADFVTKELQIGDKLVTLQIWDTAGQERFQSLGAAFYRGADCCALVYDVNVTKSFDSLETWHEEFLKQASPADPKTFPFIVLGNKVDIGGGSTRVVSETKAADWCASNGSIPYFETSAKEDYNVDEAFFTIAKTALANENDQDIYFQGIPAVVPENEPKGGGCAC comes from the exons ATGGCGACGAGAAGACGTACTTTGCTCAAGGTCATTGTCCTCGGCGATAGCGG GGTTGGTAAGACGTCCTTGATGAATCA ATATGTGCATAAGAAGTTTAGTCTGCAGTATAAAGCGACTATTGGTGCTGATTTTGTGACCAAGGAGCTTCAGATTGGGGATAAGCTTGTTACTCTCCAG atttgggatACTGCTGGACAAGAGAGGTTCCAGAGTCTTGGTGCGGCGTTTTACAGAGGCGCAGATTGTTGTGCGTTGGTTTATGATGTCAATGTGACCAAGTCCTTTGATTCCCTCGAAACTTGGCATGAGGAGTTTCTTAAGCAG GCAAGTCCAGCGGATCCAAAGACCTTTCCGTTTATAGTGCTTGGAAACAAGGTTGACATAGGTGGAGGAAGCACTAGAGTG GTCTCTGAGACGAAAGCAGCTGACTGGTGTGCTTCAAATGGTAGCATACCCTATTTCGAGACATCAGCTAAAGAAGACTACAATGTTGATGAGGCTTTCTTTACCATTGCCAAAACCGCTCTTGCCAACGAGAATGATCAGGACAT ATACTTCCAAGGCATACCAGCTGTAGTGCCTGAAAACGAGCCAAAAGGGGGTGGTTGCGCTTGCTGA
- the LOC103858536 gene encoding DEAD-box ATP-dependent RNA helicase 39, translated as MVGASRTLLSLSLSSSSLFTFSRTPNVIPLLRLHKPSSIFRHALRRPLCAAAAAPTETNIAEPDQLKHTILLERLRLRHLKESAAKPQQRPSSVVGIGEDQNMKSKKKKMAESFEELGLSEEVMGALKEMNIEAPTEIQCIGIPAVMERKSVVLGSHTGSGKTLAYLLPIVQLMREDEATLGKITKPRRPRTVVLCPTRELSEQVYRVAKSVSHHARFRSILVSGGSRIRPQEDSLNNAIDMVVGTPGRILQHIEEGNMVYGDIAYLVLDEADTMFDRGFGPDIRKFLAPLKQRALKTNDQGFQTVLVTATMTTAVQKLVDEEFQGIEHLRTSTLHKKIANARHDFVKLSGSEDKLEALLQVLEPSLAKGSKVMVFCNTLNSSRAVDHYLSENQVSTVNYHGEVPAEQRVENLKKFKDEEGDCPTLVCTDLAARGLDLDVDHVIMFDFPKNSIDYLHRTGRTARMGAKGKVTSLISRKDQMLAARIEEAMRNNESLEALTNNNVRRDAARTQITQEKGRSVKQIRAVSKQRNTRDRGTSSPPARSAGVKTPVRKSTSVRKSTSGRASSPPEKSTKPKRKILKTVGSRSIAARGKKGSERTGKKLSVVGFRGRSSAARPSS; from the exons ATGGTAGGAGCTTCGAGAACActcctctccctctctctctcctcctcctccctctTCACCTTCTCCAGAACCCCTAACGTCATCCCACTTCTCCGCCTCCACAAACCTTCCTCTATATTCCGCCACGCTCTTCGCCGCCCTCTATGCGCCGCCGCAGCCGCTCCGACGGAAACGAACATCGCCGAGCCAGATCAATTAAAGCACACGATCTTGCTGGAGAGGCTCCGTCTCAGGCACTTGAAGGAATCGGCGGCGAAACCGCAGCAGAGGCCGAGTAGCGTCGTCGGCATAGGGGAAGACCAAAACATGaagagtaagaagaagaagatggctgAGAGTTTCGAGGAGCTAGGGCTGAGCGAGGAAGTGATGGGAGCTTTGAAAGAGATGAACATTGAGGCTCCTACTGAGATTCAGTGTATCGGTATACCTGCTGTTATGGAGCGCAAGAGCGTCGTCTTGGGATCTCACACCGGCTCCGGCAAGACTCTTGCCTACTTGCTTCCTATTGTTCAG CTGATGAGAGAAGATGAGGCAACCCTTGGTAAAATAACTAAGCCTAGGCGTCCCAGGACTGTTGTTCTCTGTCCCACCAGAGAACTCTCTGAGCAG GTTTACCGTGTGGCAAAGTCCGTAAGCCACCACGCGAGGTTCAGATCTATATTAGTTAGCGGTGGTTCTCGGATAAGACCACAGGAGGATTCGTTGAACAATGCAATAGACATGGTTGTTGGAACCCCTGGTAGGATCCTTCAGCATATCGAAGAAGGAAACATGGTCTATGGAGATATTGCGTATTTG GTGCTTGATGAGGCAGACACTATGTTTGACCGTGGCTTCGGTCCCGACATTCGCAAGTTCCTTGCCCCACTGAAACAGCGTGCGTTGAAAACAAATGACCAAGGGTTTCAAACCGTCCTAGTGACTGCCACTATGACAACG GCTGTTCAGAAGTTAGTCGATGAGGAGTTCCAAGGGATAGAGCATTTGCGAACATCAACATTGCATAAGAAGATAGCAAACGCTCGGCATGACTTCGTCAAGCTTTCAGGTAGCGAAGATAAGCTAGAAGCACTTCTACAG GTTCTTGAACCTAGCTTAGCCAAAGGGAGCAAGGTGATGGTCTTCTGTAACACTTTGAACTCCAGCCGCGCCGTCGATCACTATCTTTCTGAAAACCAGGTCTCTACTGTGAATTATCACGGTGAAGTTCCAGCAGAACAAAG GGTTGAGAACTTGAAAAAGTTTAAGGACGAAGAAGGAGACTGCCCCACGCTGGTGTGCACTGATTTGGCTGCGAGGGGTCTGGACCTTGACGTGGATCATGTAATCATGTTTGATTTTCCAAAGAACTCT ATTGACTACCTTCATCGCACTGGAAGAACAGCTCGCATGGGCGCTAAAG GAAAAGTGACGAGTCTGATAAGCAGGAAGGACCAAATGTTAGCAGCTAGAATCGAAGAAGCTATGAGAAACAACGAGAGCTTAGAAGCACTTACCAACAATAACGTGAGGAGGGATGCTGCAAGAACCCAAATCACTCAAGAGAAAGGAAGGAGCGTTAAGCAGATCAGAGCAGTGAGCAAGCAACGAAACACTAGAGACAGAGGAACATCATCTCCTCCTGCAAGATCAGCAGGTGTGAAAACACCAGTGAGAAAGTCAACTTCGGTGAGAAAATCAACTTCGGGAAGAGCATCATCTCCTCCAGAAAAGTCTACAAAGCCCaagagaaaaatattgaagacgGTTGGATCCAGATCGATAGCTGCGAGGGGGAAGAAGGGTTCAGAGAGAACAGGTAAGAAACTAAGTGTTGTTGGGTTCAGAGGTCGGTCTTCTGCGGCTAGACCCTCTTCTTGA
- the LOC103858537 gene encoding type I inositol polyphosphate 5-phosphatase 1 isoform X1 codes for MSPGRSQFRRTERSWATLSCSPVSSSCSQLYPARLLLRKWFNIPNTESDLAPESDDEDQEDSDCADDSETEGIEEGLLDTDDAQPELRRRNSETFRNQYMDTKSVRICVGTWNVGGRVPPKDLDIDGWVDTIEPADIYVLGLQEIVPLNAGNIFGVEDDKPVSKWEDTIRDALNRIRPSRLKIISYSDPPSPSKFKPFEEEVSDVVEDMFTCNVIHPVDEDFEVEDGIVNTNYDKRSCLPRQEYLQRQFSSPKTLDRLLSVQLDDTGSKRAKSLNRWFSYSERVGLSWPEPPLRLLNQHVRERRCSYKSSLKPFKNYNSFKATATSGKKTPLLTDIDFKPLMNVRKPSYVRIVSKQMVGVFLTVWVRRSLRKHIRNLSVSTVGVGVMGYIGNKGAVSVSMSVYQTPFCFVCTHLSSGEKDGDHRKRNADVSDIHRRTQFHPHSLNATRVPRSIRDHERIIWLGDLNYRINLSYKKTHELIARKDWKKLAEKDQLAREMRQGRVFEGWSEGNLDFSPTYKYEIDSEIYRGNDPKSGKRTPAWCDRIIWYGKGMKLMSYRRSEIKLSDHRPVTATFVVEAEVFSPRKLQRTLTLTNAEIDSHEAFVQE; via the exons ATGTCACCAGGTAGATCACAGTTCCGGCGAACAGAG AGGAGTTGGGCTACGCTATCCTGTTCTCCGGTCTCTTCGTCATGCTCACAGCTCTATCCGGCTCGTCTTCTTCTCCGTAAATGGTTTAACATTCCAAACACTGAATCAGATCTTGCCCCTGAAAGTGACGATGAAGATCAAGAAGACAGTGATTGTGCTGATGATTCTGAAACCGAAG GAATCGAAGAAGGTCTTCTTGACACTGACG atgcaCAACCAGAGCTGAGAAGACGGAACTCAGAAACGTTTAGGAATCAGTATATGGACACCAAATCAGTCag AATCTGTGTTGGGACTTGGAATGTTGGAGGAAGAGTTCCACCAAAGGACTTAGATATTGATGGTTGGGTAGATACCATTGAGCCTGCTGACATTTATGTTCTTGG tCTTCAGGAAATTGTTCCACTGAATGCTGGAAACATTTTTGGTGTTGAAGATGACAAGCCTGTGTCTAAATGGGAGGATACCATACGTGACGCTTTAAACAGGATAAGACCGAGCAGGTTAAAGATCATAAGTTACAGTGATCCTCCTTCTCCATCAAAGTTTAAACCATTCGAGGAGGAGGTCTCTGATGTAGTAGAAGATATGTTTACTTGCAATGTTATTCATCCGGTTGATGAAGATTTCGAAGTCGAGGACGGTATTGTAAACACTAATTACGATAAGAGATCATGCTTGCCGAGACAAGAGTATCTCCAGAGGCAGTTCTCATCGCCAAAGACGCTGGACAGGTTATTGTCAGTGCAGCTTGATGACACTGGTTCCAAACGTGCCAAGAGTTTAAACCGGTGGTTTAGTTACTCAGAGAGAGTTGGTTTGAGCTGGCCAGAACCTCCGTTGAGATTGTTAAACCAACATGTTAGGGAAAGGCGTTGTTCCTACAAGTCTTCACTGAAGCCGTTTAAGAATTACAACTCTTTCAAAGCAACCGCAACATCAGGGAAGAAGACGCCTCTGCTAACTGATATAGACTTCAAGCCTCTCATGAACGTGAGGAAACCGTCGTATGTACGGATCGTTAGCAAACAGATGGTTGGAGTTTTTTTAACCGTATGGGTTCGGAGGAGCTTGAGGAAGCATATACGTAATCTCAGTGTGTCTACTGTTGGTGTTGGTGTTATGGGTTACATTGGTAACAAG GGAGCTGTCTCCGTGAGCATGTCAGTGTATCAGACACCGTTTTGTTTTGTCTGCACGCATCTATCGTCAGGGGAAAAAGATGGAGATCACAGAAAAAGAAACGCTGATGTAAGCGATATTCATAGAAGAACCCAGTTTCATCCTCATTCTCTTAATGCAACAAGAGTTCCAAGAAGCATCCGTGATCATGA AAGAATAATCTGGCTAGGGGATTTGAATTATCGGATTAACTTGTCGTATAAGAAGACACATGAGCTTATTGCAAGAAAAGATTGGAAGAAGTTAGCTGAGAAGGACCAG CTTGCAAGAGAAATGAGACAAGGGCGTGTATTCGAGGGATGGTCAGAAGGAAATCTAGATTTTTCACCAACTTACAAATACGAAATAGATTCAGAAATTTACAGAGGAAACGATCCCAAGTCAGGGAAACGAACACCAGCCTG GTGTGATCGCATTATATGGTATGGAAAAGGAATGAAGCTTATGAGTTACAGAAGAAGTGAGATTAAACTCTCTGATCACCGGCCGGTCACAGCTACATTTGTTGTAGAGGCTGAAGTTTTCTCTCCACGGAAGCTTCAGCGTACGCTGACGCTCACCAACGCAGAGATTGATAGCCATGAAGCTTTCGTACAGGAGTAG
- the LOC103858537 gene encoding type I inositol polyphosphate 5-phosphatase 1 isoform X2, with translation MSPGRSQFRRTERSWATLSCSPVSSSCSQLYPARLLLRKWFNIPNTESDLAPESDDEDQEDSDCADDSETEGIEEGLLDTDDAQPELRRRNSETFRNQYMDTKSVRICVGTWNVGGRVPPKDLDIDGWVDTIEPADIYVLGLQEIVPLNAGNIFGVEDDKPVSKWEDTIRDALNRIRPSRLKIISYSDPPSPSKFKPFEEEVSDVVEDMFTCNVIHPVDEDFEVEDGIVNTNYDKRSCLPRQEYLQRQFSSPKTLDRLLSVQLDDTGSKRAKSLNRWFSYSERVGLSWPEPPLRLLNQHVRERRCSYKSSLKPFKNYNSFKATATSGKKTPLLTDIDFKPLMNVRKPSYVRIVSKQMVGVFLTVWVRRSLRKHIRNLSVSTVGVGVMGYIGNKGAVSVSMSVYQTPFCFVCTHLSSGEKDGDHRKRNADVSDIHRRTQFHPHSLNATRVPRSIRDHERIIWLGDLNYRINLSYKKTHELIARKDWKKLAEKDQYQSLVACKRNETRACIRGMVRRKSRFFTNLQIRNRFRNLQRKRSQVRETNTSLV, from the exons ATGTCACCAGGTAGATCACAGTTCCGGCGAACAGAG AGGAGTTGGGCTACGCTATCCTGTTCTCCGGTCTCTTCGTCATGCTCACAGCTCTATCCGGCTCGTCTTCTTCTCCGTAAATGGTTTAACATTCCAAACACTGAATCAGATCTTGCCCCTGAAAGTGACGATGAAGATCAAGAAGACAGTGATTGTGCTGATGATTCTGAAACCGAAG GAATCGAAGAAGGTCTTCTTGACACTGACG atgcaCAACCAGAGCTGAGAAGACGGAACTCAGAAACGTTTAGGAATCAGTATATGGACACCAAATCAGTCag AATCTGTGTTGGGACTTGGAATGTTGGAGGAAGAGTTCCACCAAAGGACTTAGATATTGATGGTTGGGTAGATACCATTGAGCCTGCTGACATTTATGTTCTTGG tCTTCAGGAAATTGTTCCACTGAATGCTGGAAACATTTTTGGTGTTGAAGATGACAAGCCTGTGTCTAAATGGGAGGATACCATACGTGACGCTTTAAACAGGATAAGACCGAGCAGGTTAAAGATCATAAGTTACAGTGATCCTCCTTCTCCATCAAAGTTTAAACCATTCGAGGAGGAGGTCTCTGATGTAGTAGAAGATATGTTTACTTGCAATGTTATTCATCCGGTTGATGAAGATTTCGAAGTCGAGGACGGTATTGTAAACACTAATTACGATAAGAGATCATGCTTGCCGAGACAAGAGTATCTCCAGAGGCAGTTCTCATCGCCAAAGACGCTGGACAGGTTATTGTCAGTGCAGCTTGATGACACTGGTTCCAAACGTGCCAAGAGTTTAAACCGGTGGTTTAGTTACTCAGAGAGAGTTGGTTTGAGCTGGCCAGAACCTCCGTTGAGATTGTTAAACCAACATGTTAGGGAAAGGCGTTGTTCCTACAAGTCTTCACTGAAGCCGTTTAAGAATTACAACTCTTTCAAAGCAACCGCAACATCAGGGAAGAAGACGCCTCTGCTAACTGATATAGACTTCAAGCCTCTCATGAACGTGAGGAAACCGTCGTATGTACGGATCGTTAGCAAACAGATGGTTGGAGTTTTTTTAACCGTATGGGTTCGGAGGAGCTTGAGGAAGCATATACGTAATCTCAGTGTGTCTACTGTTGGTGTTGGTGTTATGGGTTACATTGGTAACAAG GGAGCTGTCTCCGTGAGCATGTCAGTGTATCAGACACCGTTTTGTTTTGTCTGCACGCATCTATCGTCAGGGGAAAAAGATGGAGATCACAGAAAAAGAAACGCTGATGTAAGCGATATTCATAGAAGAACCCAGTTTCATCCTCATTCTCTTAATGCAACAAGAGTTCCAAGAAGCATCCGTGATCATGA AAGAATAATCTGGCTAGGGGATTTGAATTATCGGATTAACTTGTCGTATAAGAAGACACATGAGCTTATTGCAAGAAAAGATTGGAAGAAGTTAGCTGAGAAGGACCAG TATCAATCTTTGGTAGCTTGCAAGAGAAATGAGACAAGGGCGTGTATTCGAGGGATGGTCAGAAGGAAATCTAGATTTTTCACCAACTTACAAATACGAAATAGATTCAGAAATTTACAGAGGAAACGATCCCAAGTCAGGGAAACGAACACCAGCCTG GTGTGA